From a region of the uncultured Draconibacterium sp. genome:
- a CDS encoding NAD(P)H-dependent oxidoreductase subunit E, translated as MTEENKYIDQLIQEKGITKKSLIPILQAIQKEYNYLPEDVLRLVADKTEISLAEIIGVASFYSQFRLQPVGEHMIKVCVGTACHVKGAGQVYDAFRRELKLAEGEETEESGKYTLEQVACLGCCTLAPVVQIDETTYGHVASDQVAQVIADFESFKGTKNTKKARKADGSEIQGEIRIGLGSCCVASGSKEIQEEVEHVVNESGLRVSLKHVGCVGMCHQVPLVEVVPNEGEATLYAKVKPEDVKNIVESHFQAPGLFTRLKNKLLHTVEDIQTDRNWDGVERYEISMREKPVASFLGKQIPIATEYRGIINPLDINEYLSRGGFTAVEKVLNKMTPEEVIREVKDSGIRGRGGAGFPSGLKWELVKKHENDTKYIICNGDEGDPGAFMDRMLLESYPYRVIEGMIIAAYATDIHQGYFYIRAEYPLAVKRIREALKICEAKNYLGKNILGSGFDLELQIYEGAGAFVCGEESALIASIEGNRGFPRMRPPFPAESGLWGKPTLVNNTETLAQISYILREGAEGFSKIGSGKSTGTKVFALAGKVARGGLIEVPMGITIKQVIEEIGGGIANGRKFKAVQIGGPSGGCIPAEHSDTPIDFESLGEMGAMMGSGGLVVLDDTDCMVDIARYFLSFTQEESCGKCTFCRVGTKRMLDILDGIVSGRGKKGDIEELEHLAGWTKKGSLCGLGKTAPNPVLSTLKHFRDEYEAHINGTCPTGKCAELITYSVNDECIGCTKCVQKCPVDAIPFTPHEKHSIDTELCIKCDACRAACPVDAIDVK; from the coding sequence ATGACAGAAGAAAATAAATATATCGATCAGCTGATACAGGAAAAAGGTATTACCAAAAAGAGCCTGATTCCTATTCTTCAGGCTATTCAAAAGGAATACAATTATTTGCCTGAGGATGTTTTGCGGCTGGTGGCTGATAAAACAGAAATAAGCCTGGCCGAGATTATTGGTGTGGCGAGTTTTTACTCTCAGTTTCGTTTGCAGCCGGTTGGCGAACACATGATAAAAGTGTGTGTAGGAACGGCTTGCCACGTTAAAGGCGCCGGTCAGGTTTACGATGCATTTCGGCGCGAATTAAAGTTGGCTGAAGGAGAGGAAACCGAGGAATCAGGTAAATATACTTTGGAGCAGGTAGCTTGTTTGGGGTGCTGTACCCTGGCGCCGGTAGTTCAGATCGATGAAACAACATATGGTCATGTGGCATCCGATCAGGTTGCACAGGTGATTGCCGATTTTGAAAGCTTCAAAGGAACAAAAAATACAAAAAAAGCACGGAAAGCTGATGGCTCAGAAATTCAGGGCGAGATACGAATCGGGCTTGGATCGTGTTGTGTGGCCAGCGGAAGTAAGGAAATACAGGAGGAAGTTGAACATGTTGTAAATGAAAGTGGACTGCGCGTTAGTCTCAAGCATGTGGGCTGCGTGGGAATGTGCCACCAGGTGCCTTTGGTGGAGGTGGTGCCGAACGAAGGAGAAGCTACGCTTTACGCCAAAGTAAAACCCGAAGACGTAAAAAATATTGTAGAAAGTCATTTTCAGGCACCGGGCTTGTTTACACGTCTGAAAAACAAATTATTGCACACGGTTGAGGATATTCAGACCGACCGTAACTGGGATGGAGTTGAGCGCTACGAAATAAGTATGCGAGAAAAACCTGTGGCCTCGTTTTTAGGGAAACAAATTCCCATTGCTACAGAATATCGTGGAATTATTAATCCACTTGATATTAATGAATACCTGAGCCGCGGAGGTTTTACTGCTGTGGAAAAGGTATTGAATAAAATGACACCCGAAGAGGTGATCCGCGAGGTAAAAGACAGCGGAATCAGAGGCCGTGGTGGTGCAGGTTTTCCATCCGGATTAAAATGGGAATTGGTAAAAAAGCACGAAAACGACACAAAATATATCATTTGTAACGGCGATGAAGGCGACCCTGGAGCTTTTATGGACCGGATGCTGCTCGAATCGTATCCATACAGAGTAATCGAAGGAATGATCATTGCGGCCTATGCTACAGATATTCACCAGGGGTATTTTTATATCCGCGCCGAATATCCGCTGGCGGTAAAACGTATTCGCGAGGCCTTGAAAATATGTGAGGCTAAAAATTATCTGGGGAAAAATATTTTGGGTAGTGGTTTCGATCTCGAACTGCAGATCTACGAAGGTGCAGGCGCGTTTGTTTGTGGTGAAGAAAGTGCACTTATCGCTTCCATTGAAGGAAATCGCGGTTTTCCGAGAATGCGCCCGCCATTTCCTGCTGAGAGCGGTTTGTGGGGAAAACCAACCCTGGTAAACAATACCGAAACTCTGGCGCAAATTTCCTATATTCTTCGCGAGGGAGCAGAAGGATTTTCAAAAATCGGATCAGGCAAAAGTACGGGAACAAAAGTTTTTGCACTGGCCGGTAAAGTGGCTCGTGGCGGACTGATCGAGGTGCCAATGGGAATTACCATAAAACAGGTGATTGAAGAAATTGGTGGTGGAATTGCCAATGGACGAAAGTTTAAAGCGGTGCAGATCGGTGGCCCGTCGGGTGGATGTATACCGGCCGAACATTCGGATACACCGATTGATTTTGAATCGCTTGGAGAAATGGGCGCCATGATGGGATCGGGAGGTTTGGTAGTGCTCGACGATACCGATTGTATGGTGGATATTGCCCGATATTTTCTGTCGTTTACACAGGAAGAATCATGCGGGAAATGTACCTTCTGTCGTGTAGGGACAAAACGAATGCTCGACATTCTGGACGGTATTGTTAGCGGGAGAGGTAAAAAAGGCGACATTGAAGAGTTGGAGCACCTGGCCGGCTGGACAAAAAAAGGAAGTCTTTGCGGACTGGGGAAAACCGCACCAAATCCGGTGTTAAGTACCTTAAAACATTTCAGGGATGAATACGAAGCGCACATTAACGGAACCTGCCCAACGGGCAAGTGTGCCGAGCTGATCACTTATTCGGTAAACGACGAGTGTATTGGTTGCACCAAGTGTGTGCAAAAGTGTCCGGTTGATGCGATTCCGTTTACACCGCATGAAAAACATTCTATCGATACAGAATTGTGTATAAAATGTGATGCCTGCCGCGCTGCTTGTCCGGTAGATGCAATTGATGTAAAATGA
- a CDS encoding ferredoxin, protein MENNSKSQSRRKFIRNGVRASLLLSLGAVSVSALRKVSGDDYVWQIDPFKCTQCGRCATECVLNPSAVKCLHAFDLCGYCDLCGGYLKPDANAQSTAAENQLCPTAAIERRFIEEPYFEYHINEDLCIGCAKCVAGCTSFGNGSMHLQIMHHICVNCNECSIARVCPSDAISRVKASEAYNVKGDFTNNPEA, encoded by the coding sequence ATGGAAAATAACAGCAAATCACAAAGCCGCCGAAAATTCATCCGTAACGGGGTGCGCGCCTCATTGTTATTATCGTTGGGTGCGGTAAGTGTTTCGGCGCTTCGTAAGGTAAGTGGAGATGATTATGTGTGGCAGATCGATCCGTTTAAATGTACGCAATGCGGGCGCTGTGCAACCGAGTGTGTATTAAATCCTTCAGCGGTAAAATGTCTCCACGCTTTTGATTTGTGTGGTTACTGCGACTTGTGTGGCGGTTACCTGAAACCCGATGCCAACGCACAAAGTACAGCTGCCGAAAACCAGCTGTGCCCTACAGCAGCCATCGAACGTCGTTTTATTGAGGAGCCTTATTTTGAATATCATATTAATGAGGATTTGTGCATTGGTTGTGCAAAATGTGTGGCCGGATGTACTTCTTTCGGAAACGGTTCGATGCACCTGCAGATTATGCATCACATTTGTGTCAATTGTAACGAATGTTCCATCGCACGGGTTTGCCCGTCGGACGCCATTAGCCGGGTAAAAGCCAGTGAAGCCTACAATGTAAAAGGTGATTTTACAAACAACCCAGAAGCCTGA
- a CDS encoding PQQ-binding-like beta-propeller repeat protein: MNNQDKLKLSQNIAVIAGIFCAAVALLLLLNFWQLTKSDPIESKALEALVERLKDDANNEELKEEIRNFDLLARKAYFNSQWQVETGAYMLLFGAIVLAFALRIYYSAKSKIEEPDKVLENEIASRIIAQKGIIIVGAAVMVLALLASYFSVNELKSYDATALVADNETSAEEAVEVINVAPAQAAANEVEEKPAVNEATTSENVSEEITKEAQPEENSSETDSEKPAVETKPAAASFGMTLAEIQKNHNSFRGPLSQGVITHKNIPTEWDGAAGTNVIWKAEVPKHGFNSPIIWGDKLFVSGADNNSREVYCYNRNDGKLLWTGVADNISGSPATPPRVTDDTGLSAPTLTTDGKAVFAIFGTGDVIAFDMNGKRLWARNLGVPDNHYGHSSSLITWNGKLLVQYDTNRGGKVMALDNKTGETVWETVRNSKISWASPVLAEVDGKYQLVLTADPIVAGYDVETGEELWSVECMMGEVGPSVGYDDGIVVAANEYARMVAIDIRTHETLWEDDFYLPEASSVLAHDGLVYVATSYGVFVCYDLKEGELLWEDDFGSPVYSSPVYADGKVFLMDNDGVMRIYEFGRELKKISENELGEMSGPTPAFADGRIYIRGLEHVFCIGK; encoded by the coding sequence ATGAACAACCAGGATAAACTAAAACTTTCGCAGAACATTGCTGTAATTGCAGGTATTTTTTGCGCTGCTGTGGCGCTGCTGCTTTTGTTAAATTTTTGGCAGTTAACTAAATCCGATCCTATTGAAAGTAAGGCATTGGAAGCGTTGGTTGAGCGCCTTAAAGACGATGCCAACAACGAGGAGTTAAAAGAAGAGATTCGCAATTTCGATTTGCTGGCCCGAAAGGCCTATTTTAACAGTCAGTGGCAGGTTGAAACAGGAGCTTACATGTTGCTTTTCGGTGCCATTGTTTTGGCATTTGCACTGCGGATTTATTACTCCGCTAAGAGTAAAATTGAAGAGCCGGATAAGGTACTCGAAAATGAAATAGCCAGCCGGATAATTGCCCAAAAGGGAATTATAATTGTTGGAGCGGCAGTTATGGTTTTGGCACTTTTGGCTTCGTATTTTTCGGTAAACGAACTAAAATCGTACGATGCAACTGCTTTGGTGGCTGATAACGAGACTTCAGCAGAAGAGGCTGTAGAAGTAATAAATGTTGCTCCGGCGCAAGCGGCTGCCAACGAAGTTGAGGAAAAGCCAGCCGTTAACGAAGCTACTACTTCAGAGAATGTGTCAGAAGAAATTACAAAAGAAGCCCAACCAGAGGAAAATTCTTCAGAAACGGATTCAGAAAAGCCAGCGGTAGAGACCAAACCGGCAGCTGCATCATTCGGGATGACGCTTGCCGAAATTCAGAAAAATCATAACTCTTTCCGTGGGCCTTTGTCGCAGGGAGTGATTACGCATAAAAATATTCCAACAGAATGGGACGGCGCCGCCGGAACAAATGTGATCTGGAAGGCAGAGGTGCCAAAACATGGATTCAACTCACCGATAATTTGGGGAGACAAGCTGTTTGTATCGGGGGCAGACAATAACAGTCGCGAAGTGTATTGTTACAACCGTAACGATGGAAAGTTGTTGTGGACCGGAGTTGCTGATAACATTTCAGGATCACCGGCAACACCACCGCGCGTAACGGATGATACGGGGCTTTCTGCACCAACATTAACCACCGACGGTAAGGCTGTTTTTGCTATTTTCGGAACAGGAGATGTAATTGCATTTGATATGAATGGCAAACGTCTGTGGGCACGAAACCTGGGAGTTCCCGATAATCACTACGGGCATTCTTCGTCGTTGATAACCTGGAACGGAAAACTTTTGGTTCAGTACGATACCAACCGAGGTGGGAAAGTTATGGCACTCGACAACAAAACCGGAGAAACAGTTTGGGAGACAGTGCGTAATTCCAAAATTTCATGGGCAAGTCCCGTTTTGGCAGAGGTTGATGGCAAGTATCAGCTGGTATTAACTGCTGATCCGATTGTTGCCGGTTACGATGTGGAAACCGGAGAAGAACTCTGGTCGGTTGAATGTATGATGGGTGAAGTTGGTCCATCTGTTGGTTATGACGACGGTATTGTGGTGGCAGCCAACGAATATGCCCGGATGGTAGCTATTGATATCCGTACGCACGAAACACTTTGGGAAGATGATTTCTACCTGCCCGAAGCATCCAGTGTTTTGGCGCACGACGGATTAGTATATGTTGCAACCAGTTACGGTGTTTTTGTGTGCTATGATCTGAAAGAAGGAGAGTTGCTTTGGGAAGACGATTTTGGCTCGCCGGTATATTCTTCGCCGGTTTACGCCGATGGCAAAGTGTTTTTGATGGACAACGATGGTGTGATGCGAATTTATGAGTTTGGCAGGGAGCTGAAGAAAATCAGTGAAAACGAACTGGGAGAAATGTCGGGTCCTACGCCGGCTTTTGCCGATGGCCGGATTTACATTAGAGGACTGGAACATGTGTTTTGTATCGGGAAGTAA
- a CDS encoding 4Fe-4S binding protein, whose amino-acid sequence MKDQLNQNRNQKSFGLRTPDYGLKLKYLLFTFAFFLFTFNLSAQKQRFPKPEFDTGYTQPTPVTPEPRALALEYFDVLVLLLVLAAATYFALKSRSRQGILWLSIFTLVYFGFYRNGCICSIGAIQNVTLTFFDPAYAISITALLFFILPLVVTLFFGRTFCAGACPLGAIQDLVVVKPISLPKWLNKTLGLIPYLYLSLAVLFAATGTDFIICRYDPFVGIFRMDAKFLMIVLGVAFLLMGMFVARPYCRFLCPYGVLLSWMSRFSSRHLTITPSKCIQCKLCTHSCPFDAIDFPTNEKEVVKSGLGPKRFITYALVIPLWIALGVFVGAKSHTFLSKANQDVYLAELLIEHPELKNDPDNIDVQTFLASGKSMDELVNEATVIREKFYIGSMIAGGFMGLVIGMTLLNTVVFRKRQDYEPHKGNCFSCARCVDYCPVEK is encoded by the coding sequence ATGAAAGATCAACTAAACCAGAATAGAAACCAAAAAAGCTTCGGACTTCGGACTCCGGACTACGGACTCAAGTTAAAGTACTTACTTTTTACTTTTGCCTTTTTCCTTTTCACTTTTAACCTGTCTGCCCAGAAACAACGTTTTCCAAAACCAGAATTTGATACCGGTTACACGCAACCAACGCCGGTAACACCCGAACCACGGGCATTGGCATTGGAATATTTCGATGTGCTGGTACTTCTCCTTGTTTTAGCGGCAGCAACTTATTTTGCATTAAAAAGCCGTTCGCGACAAGGTATTTTGTGGCTGTCTATTTTCACGCTCGTTTATTTCGGTTTTTACCGGAACGGATGTATTTGCAGCATCGGCGCCATACAAAATGTTACGCTCACCTTTTTCGATCCGGCTTATGCGATTTCGATAACAGCCTTATTGTTTTTTATATTGCCGCTCGTTGTTACGCTCTTTTTCGGGCGAACGTTCTGTGCCGGTGCCTGTCCTTTGGGTGCCATTCAGGATTTGGTGGTGGTTAAACCGATAAGTTTGCCAAAGTGGTTGAATAAAACACTCGGATTGATTCCATATTTATACTTGTCGCTGGCAGTGCTTTTTGCTGCCACAGGAACTGATTTTATCATTTGCCGTTACGATCCCTTCGTTGGTATTTTCCGTATGGATGCTAAATTTCTGATGATCGTTTTGGGCGTTGCTTTCCTGTTGATGGGAATGTTTGTTGCCCGTCCGTATTGTCGTTTTCTGTGTCCTTATGGCGTGCTATTGAGCTGGATGTCGCGTTTCTCAAGCCGGCATCTTACAATCACACCATCAAAATGTATTCAGTGTAAATTGTGTACTCATTCGTGTCCGTTTGATGCTATTGATTTCCCAACCAACGAGAAAGAAGTGGTAAAATCAGGACTAGGACCCAAACGTTTTATAACCTATGCTTTGGTAATTCCGTTGTGGATTGCGCTGGGTGTATTCGTGGGGGCAAAATCGCATACTTTCTTATCAAAAGCAAACCAGGACGTTTACCTGGCAGAATTGCTCATTGAGCATCCTGAATTGAAAAATGATCCGGACAATATTGACGTGCAAACATTTCTTGCTTCAGGAAAATCGATGGATGAGCTGGTAAACGAAGCCACTGTAATTCGTGAGAAATTTTATATCGGAAGTATGATTGCCGGAGGATTTATGGGATTGGTAATTGGAATGACTTTACTGAATACCGTAGTGTTCCGTAAACGACAGGATTATGAGCCCCACAAGGGAAATTGCTTTAGTTGTGCAAGATGTGTGGATTATTGTCCGGTGGAAAAATAA